The following DNA comes from Pantanalinema sp..
GGGGAGGACTCATGCAGACGTTCGACTCAGACAATAGGTTCTTAGCCATTGGCTTCCATGGCATCGGCGTAGATGCGCATCGCCTGCTGCATGAACTGGGCCATTCCGGGCTTCACCTTCTCGTAGGTGGCGGTGAAGCGCGGGTCGGCGACGTACATGTTCCCGAGGCCTCGGAAGATCTCGGGGGTGACGGTGTAGAAGCGCTCGTTGATCATGTTCCACCAGCGCCCGACCCCTTCTTGCACCACCGGATCGGCAGGGTCGCGATCCATCAGGGCCGCGAGGTTCTGCGAGATCGCTTGCAGCTCCGCCTTCACGGTGAGCCAGTCTTCCTTGCCATACCGGGAGGTCCGCTTTTCGCTTTCCTTCCATGCATCGCCGTGACCCCAGCGGGCCTTGGCCTCCTCGCGGTACGCGACAAGCTTGGAGTCGTTGAAAGCCTCGAACATCGCGTCTTTTTCCATTGCTTTCCCACTTTCGATGGCGTCGATCGATTGCTCGACCGACTGGATGAGGGCATGGAGACGGCGTTGCTTCTCGAGCAGCAACTCCTTGTGCGTGAGAAGGGCCTTCTTCCTGTCGAAGCCGGGACTGTCGATGATCTGCTTGATCTCTTGCAGGCTGAAACCCAGCTCCCGGAAGAACAGGATCTGCTGCAGACGATCCAGGTCCGGATCCCCGTACTGCCGATAGCCCGAAGGGCTCACCGACGCCGGCTTGAGCAGTCCGATCTCGTCGTAGTGGTGCAGGGCGCGAACGCTCACGCCCGCGATTTCAGCGACGGCTTTGACGGTGTAGGTCATCTCACTCACCTCCAGTCGCTACCCTAAGCTATGACGTAACGTGAGGCTCAAGCCCCCCGTCAAAAATTCCCGCTTCGAGGGGCAAATTATCTCGATCGACCGCTACGAGCCGGCAAGGAGGCTCGGCCCGTCGACCCCCATGGCCCTTGCAAGGCGCAGCTCGGCGCCAAGCTCATCGTAGGCGGCCTGGATGTGGAGCGCCTGGGCGCCGGCCACCGCGGTAGCAGCGTCGATCGCCTCGGTCCCGCTGCCTATCCCGGCCTTGAAGCGAACGCGGGCCAGCTCGTAGCCGGCCTTCGCCGTCTGGAGGCCGACCGCGGCCGCCTTGATGCGCGCCTGGGCCTCGTTGCGATCGGCGATCGCCTTCTGCACCTCGAGCCGCAGCCCGTTCTGCAGCGCCCGCACCGTGGCGGCGGCAGCCTGGGCGCTCTGCTCGCCCTGCTTGACCTTGGCTGCGGTCCTGCCGCCGTCGAACAGGGTCCAGTTGACCGTGCCGAGCACCGCGTAACCCGGGATCTGCGTGCCCATGCCGAGGACCAT
Coding sequences within:
- a CDS encoding MerR family transcriptional regulator; its protein translation is MTYTVKAVAEIAGVSVRALHHYDEIGLLKPASVSPSGYRQYGDPDLDRLQQILFFRELGFSLQEIKQIIDSPGFDRKKALLTHKELLLEKQRRLHALIQSVEQSIDAIESGKAMEKDAMFEAFNDSKLVAYREEAKARWGHGDAWKESEKRTSRYGKEDWLTVKAELQAISQNLAALMDRDPADPVVQEGVGRWWNMINERFYTVTPEIFRGLGNMYVADPRFTATYEKVKPGMAQFMQQAMRIYADAMEANG